GTTCTTGTGGTATAAATGAGAACCCTCTCAGATCAGAATCACCCTTTTGTTCCTCAAGAACTTCGAAATCGATACTTCGTCCATCTATACGGGCAGGTGTACCAGTTTTAAGCCGCCCTGATGAAATACCATAATTGTTTAATTGGGCTGTAATTCCATGTGAAGATGCTTCTGATATTCTTCCTCCTCCAAGGCGCACATTACCTACATAAATAATTCCGTTCTCAAAAGTACCAATTGTAAGCACGACACATTTTGACAGAAAATCGACATTCATTCTTGTTTTTACTCCTTTAACCACACTACCGCTGATCAACAACTCACTAACACTATCCTGCCATAAATCAATATTTTCCGTACTTTCTATCAGCTTTCTCCACTCCAGTCCAAAAATCATACGGTCACACTGTGCTCTGGGACTCCATACAGCAGGGCCTTTTGACCGGTTCAACATCCTGAACTGGATCATACTTTTATCCGTCACAATGCCTGAACCTCCTCCAAGGGCATCAATTTCCCTGACGATCTGACCTTTTGCAATGCCCCCCATAGCCGGATTACATGACATTTGAGCGATCTTTGTCATGTCCATCGTAATCAAAAGTACTCTGCTACCCATCCGGGCAGCAGAAAGAGCAGCCTCGCATCCGGCGTGTCCGGCTCCTACAACTATAATATCATATTCGAGTTTCACAATCTATAATAACATCTTTCCAGTTGAACTGGCAAAGATACTCATCTTCTTTTTCTCTCATAATCTTTTTTTCAGAAGGAGTAGAGTCATTATAGCCAATCATATGAAGGACACCATGAATAATTACCCTGCAAATCTCACTTTGGAAATCGATCCTATTTTCAATTGCATTAAGCCTAACCTGGTCTATACTAATAAAAATATCGCCTGAGATAAGTTTCTTCTTCCTTTCAGAAAACGTAATTACATCTGTAAAATACTCATGTTGAAGAAACCGGGTATTTATATCCAACAAGGAGTTATTATCAGTGAATATAATACAAATGGTACCCGGTGATTTGTGCTCTTTTAATATAATTTTAGAAAGGTACTCTTTGGCAGGGTTGTGGATCGTTAAATTCTCTAAAATATTCAGATATTCAAAGCTTATCATTTAACGAATATTAAACTCAAGCTCAACTGTAGCACCATTTCGTGTAAATTCAATGTGATCAGAGAGTTTTTCCATTAAGAATATTCCCCTTCCATTTACGTTTTCTATATTCTCAGGTGCTGTGGGGTCAGGAACGTTCTTATAGTCAAAGCCATTTCCTTCGTCATCGATTTTTATCTTAAGCTTCTCCGAATCTATCCTGACATTAATATTAACCAGTTTATTTTCGTCAAGCTTATTTCCATGTAAAATAGCGTTATTGGCGGCTTCCAGTGCAGCAATTAAAATATTTCCATAAATATCTGCACTTATATTGTATTCAGATGATAATTCATCGACCAGTTTCTCGACTTTTCTTAAATTCTCGATCTTTGAGTTAATTTTAAGTGTCTTTTCCATTATAGATTGAATTTCTGTTCTGCTTAATATACTCAAATAATCTGCTTTTGTTTCCCTTTTAATCAAGTTTTATGCTAAATTATCAAAAAGATTTTCATTTATAAAGGTGTCAGCCAAATTTCGGGATCGCTCCTCTCCGTGTCTTTCCAAACCTGAAAATACAATATACTTTCGCCTGAAGCACTGTCGGTTGCGACAGTACCAATAATTTGCTTTGTATCTACATTCTGGCCAGGTTTAACTTTTACATTTATCAGATTATGATACAATGTAAAATATCTTCCGTGCTTTATCATAACAGTATAATTTTGTCCAGCCAATTGGAATACTCTTGCTACCATTCCTTTAAAAATTGCCCTTGCATTTTCCCCTGACGTGGTGGAAATATAGATTCCATCATTTCTTATAGTAACATTTTTGTAATCGGGATGTTGATGTTCTCCGTATTTTCCGCTGACAATACCTTTTTGAGTTGGCCAGGGTAATTTACCTGTGTTTTTCTCAAAATCTGTGGACATGAGTTTTTCTTCAGGAGTTACCATTTCTTTGGTCGGTTTGGCTTTACTTTTTGCTCTCTCCTCCTCAATCATCCGACGTAATTCCGCTTCCAATCTTTTTGCAGTTTTCTGTTTCTCCCTTATATCTTCTTCTATTTCTTTCTGTTTCCTGGAAAGTTGCTGAACTAATTTCTGCTTTTCGTTCGCTTCCTGCTGGATAGTTACTGTTTCCTTTTTTGTCTTATTTACGATATTATCCTTTTCCTGCCTCATTGAAGCCAGTTCAGTGTTCTTCTTAACCAAACTTTGTTTCAGTGTATCGAGACGGTACTTTTCTGTTTTCAAAAAAGTATTATATAACTTCACTGTATGTATACGCTTATATAACTGATTCAGATTTTCTGAAGCAAGTATATACATGGCTGCATATTCAGTAATACGGTTTTTATAAAGGTTCGTAATCATCAGGGCATAGGCCTGCTTAACTTTATCTATTTCTTTTTCGACTTTTGCTACTTCTAGTTGGTTCTTTTCAATAGACTGCGAAAGTGTGCTTACTTCAACTTCAAGACCAGTCAACAACTCTTTACGCTTATTCAGTCTGTGGTTTATTATATTGATCTCATTAATCGAGGCTTTTGCCTTTCCCCTTGTTTCCTCAAGTAACTTATTGGCATATTCAATTTCACGCTGAGTCTTTTCTTGCGAACTTTTTATTTTATCCTTTCCCTGTTGAGCGAAAAGTGTAAATGAAAGTGAGAATAAAAATATTGCAAATCCAAATCTCATTTTTGTTTACTTTCTGTTTTCAATCTGAGAAATTTGTGCTTGTATTTTAATACTCTCCTCAGGATCCGAGCTTTTAAGTATCTCTTTTAGATATTGAACTGCCTCGGCATACATATGAAGCTTTATATGAATTTCAGCACTGTGTTTTAGAATCTCCTCATTCTTACCGTTACTTTTTACAACAGCATTATTTATATACTTAAGAGCTTTCCTGTTTTTTCCCATTTTGAACAGAATCCATGCATAGGTATCAAGATAAGTAGAGTTATCCGGTTCTTCAGAAATTGTACGCCGGCTCATCTTTTCCGCTTCTTTAAGATCTTTCTCCCTTAATGATAAATAATAAGCATAGTTATTAAGTATTCCTGAATTATCCGGGTCCAATTTTAAAGCATTGTTAAATGCTTCTTCAGATTCTGAAAACCTCCCAAGATTCTGATAACATTCAGCAAGAAGACTGAAAAACTCAATTTTAAGAGTACTATCCTGTGCATACGCCAAACCATTTTTTAAAGAATTTACGGCATTTTCCCATGCACCCTTTTGGTATTGAGCCGACCCGTTAAAAAGGTATAACAGAGGTCTCTCTTTAAACTGCTGAAGAGCTTTACCTGTATATAGCAATACACTGTCAGTTTTGCCCATAGCATTAAAAGCGTATACCAATTGTTCAATGGCCGCATAGTTTGACGGATCCTGCCTGGTTACAATGCTTAAAGCCTTTGATGCCTTTTCAAAATTTCTTAATCTTATCTGGACATCCGAATATATTGAAAGAACCCGTACATCGCTTTTATACAGGGAATATAAAGTCTCAGTAACTGAATCCAGAATGGGCATATTCTTAATTAACTGATCCTGATCCCGTAAAACCGAATAGAAAAAGCTTGCTTTAGTCATTAAATTAACTGATGAATCACTGATTATATGAACAAGTACGTTTCTCGCACTGTCCTTTAAACCGCGATCCAGTAAAAAATCGGCATAAGAAAAAACCACAACAGGTTCACTTTTATATTCCGGGTAAATCTTACTATAATAAAAAGAAGCTGAATCTATTTGATTATGCCTCCTGTAATATTCAGCTATCATACCGCTAACTGAAAAATCATCCCCGGATATACCAGAAGCCAATTTAAGTGTACGAATAGCTAAATCCGGTTGGTTATTATTCTCGTATATTCGATATTTAAGCAATGTAACTTCCTTACTAATGCCTTCCTGTTTTTCAATGAGGTCGAGATATGTTAACGCATCATCAAATTTTTTTAACTTTTCATCCAGATTAGCCAGCATGAACATTATGTTAGGATCACCCGGATTAATAGTCAAAATATGAGTATACACAATCAATGCGCTATCATACTTTTGTTCCATTTGAAAGATATCACCAAGTTGCTGGTAATACCATTTATTATCAACGGAAAGACGGCATGCTATTTTTGCATTTTCCCTTGCCAGGGAAATATTACCAGCACTCAGATAAACTTTTGATAACTGATATCTTGCTGCACTGCTTTGGGGTCTGATCTTTAAACATTCCTTATATAATGTAACAGCCTGAACATAATTTCCAAACAGATAGAAACGTGTAGCTTCCGTAAAAGCGTAAAGATACTCCTGATCAGTAATATTACTATAATCTGATTTTTGTCCTAATGTGCTAATTTCCGGTAACGAAAATAGTAACAAAAATAAACCAGCCTTTAAAATATATTTCATCATAAATCAATTCCTTATTTCCCTGTATGACCAAAACCTCCTGATCCTCTGTCTGTTGCGCCCAATTCATCTACTTCATCCCATTCGATGGCTTCATATTTTGAAATAATCATCTGACAAATCCTGTCACCATCATTTACAATGAATGTTTCATCTGATAGATTCACAAGAATAATGCCCACCTCTCCCCTGTAATCTGCATCGATCGTACCCGGAGTATTTAGAACAGAAATTCCGCTTTTTATAGCTAAACCGCTTCTTGGTCTTATTTGGGCTTCAAAGCCTCCTGGTAATTCTAGAAATAAACCCGTTTTAATTAAGGCACGCTTTAATGGTTTAATCTCAACAGGACTTTCAAGGTTAGCACAAATATCCATTCCGGCAGACAATAACGTACTGTATGCCGGTAATTTATGTTTGGATTTATTTACAATTTTAACCTTCATTACTTGTAAGAAATATTTTGAATAAATCGTCTCTCTTATTTACATATAATACAAAAATTGAAACCATTGCAAGACCTGTCAACACATTTAGCCAACCATGGCTTGTCTGTAATAATCTTCCAATGATATATAACACAATTCCGAATAACAAATATATACCAATAGATTTCACATCATATTGAATTTTATAATGCTTTTGTCCAGTATAGTATGTAATTATTAACATTACACCGTTTGCTAAAACATGAATCCAGGCACACGCATAATAACCAAAGAGCGGTATAAAAATAAAATTCAATACAATCGTAAGAACAGCACCTAAACCGGTAATATATACCCCGTAAATAGTATTACCTGAAAGCTTGTACCACATGTTTACATTGAAAAGAAGTCCAACAAGAACATTGGCAAATAGAACAACCGGAACAATCGCAAGGCCCTCATGATAGGAACTATGAATGAACAATTTAAACAGATCGAGGCATAATCCCACACCCAGAAACAAGATCATTAAAAATATGGTGAAGTACTTCAGCACGTTAGCATAAATTTTCTTGGAATCCTGATGGCCGTAGTAATTAAAGAAGAATGGCTCAGCAGCGTATCTGAACATTTGAACAAAAATCGTCAATAAAACAGCAATTCTGTAATTTGCACCATAAATTCCTAATTCATAAAGGGCATTTTCTTTATCAGGGGTTAAATTTTTCAGAAGAATTCTGTCGATTGTTTCATTGAATATCCCGGCTAAACCTGCAACCAGTAAGGGAACTGAATAACTTAAAATTTGGGTTAACAAACGAAAATCAAGCCTAAATCTTATACCATAAATATCTTTTGTTAACATGATAAGAACTAAAATGCTTGATAATAAATTAGCTATAAATACATAACCCACTTCAATATGCTGCAAATGTTCTTTATAAAATAAATTTTCCGAAAAAAAACGGGGTAGTATTTCAAGGAATAGAAAGACAAAGAAAATAGTGCTCAGTACATTGACTATTTTTATAATGGCAAAGCGCCGGGCTTTGTTTTCAATTCTTAATTTTGCAAAGATTATGGCCGAAACGGCATCAATAGCCAGAATCAAGGCTAAAAACACAATATATTCGGGATTATTTTGATATCCGATCAAATGAGCTATCGGAAATTTCAGAAGTACCACGATAACCATAAAAAGAACCGAAGTAGAAATGACTGAAATAAGTATTGAACTATAGGCGATACCCCGATTATTGTTGTTAATTGAAAACTTGAAGAGTCCGGTTTCCATACCATAAGTGAGAATGACCATTAATATGGCAACATAGGCGTAAAGCTCTGTTATAACTCCGTAGGTACCCGGAGCAAACCTCCGTGTGTAATACACAGTAAGAACTGCGTAATTCAGAAACCTTGGTATAATGTTTCCAAGGCCATATATCAAAGATTGACTACCTAAACTTTTGTATGGATTGGACACTGTAAAATTAATATTGGATAATAATCTAGATATTTATAATTTCACCACATAAAAAGTGTAAAGATACCCGAAAAAAGCGGCAAGTATGAATACAGCCAGACCAGTTTTACTTGTTTTATTATTCATTTTATTAACTTATTGTAAAGTAATGAGCCAGACTCAACCCATTGTGGTTATAAACACCACTGAAGGAGAAATTCGTATCAAACTCTATAATGAAACGCCTTTGCACAGGGATAATTTCATTAAACTTGTAAATGAGGGATATTATGACGGAGTACTCTTTCACCGGGTAATTGAAAATTTCATGGTCCAAACCGGTGATCCCAATTCTAAAAATGCAAAAGCAGGCCAGTCTCTGGGCGATGGTGGACCCGGTTATACCATTCCGGCTGAATTTGTTCCAACTCTTTTTCATAAAAAAGGTGCTCTTGCTGCTGCACGCCAGGGTGACCAGGTTAATCCAAGAAAAGAATCTTCGGGTTCACAATTTTATATCGTTCAGGGTCAGATATTAACTGAGACTCAACTGGATGCATTTGTCAAAGCAAATAAACATCTTCCTTTCACTGATGCGGAGAAATCGGCTTATACTACAATAGGAGGCACTCCTCATCTGGATCAGAATTATACGGTATTTGGTGAAGTCATTGAAGGTCTTGATGTTCTCGATAAAATTGCTGCAGCTGAAACCGATCAGAGAAACAGACCTTTGAATGACATCCGAATTATCAAAGTATATCTTGAACAATAACATGATCAAACTAATTGAAAAATATAAAACAGAGATTGAGGCATTTGAAATAAAAAATGCTGAAGATCTCGAGAAATTCAGGCTAACTTATCTAAGTAAGAAGGGTCTTATTTCAGATCTGTTTGCCTCATTTAAATCTGTACCTGTTGAATTAAAGAAGCAAACCGGTGAGAAACTTAATATTCTTAAAAATCTAGCCACTGAGAAGTTCGATGTATCCAGAGATTCCATAGAACATACAGAAACTTCCTTTTTAGGTGATCTTACACTTCCTTCTGATGCCGTTTCTCTAGGTTCAAGGCATCCTGTTTCTCTTATCCGTAATGAAATAGTTTCCGTATTTTCAAAGATAGGTTTTACTGTATCGGAAGGTCCGGAAGTTGAAGATGACTGGCATGTCTTTTCAGGTTTGAATTTTCCGCCGGATCACCCAGCCCGTGATATGCAGGATACCTTTTTTATAGAAAAAAATCCTGATATCGTTCTCAGAACTCATACTTCTTCGGTCCAGATAAGAGTAATGGAGGTATCACAGCCCCCGATCCGTAAAATATTTCCTGGCAGGGTTTTCAGGAACGAAGCTATTTCTGCTCGTGCTCATTGCATTTTTCACCAGATAGAAGGTTTGTATATAGACACACATGTTTCTTTTGCCGATCTTAAACAGACACTTATGTTCTTTGCACGTGAGATGTTCGGAGAAAAAACCCAGATACGCTTAAGGCCTTCATTTTTCCCTTTTACAGAACCTTCTGCCGAAATGGATGTTTCGTGCACCATTTGTGGAGGTTCAGGCTGCAATGTTTGTAAACATACCGGCTGGCTGGAAATTCTGGGTTGCGGAATGGTAGACCCCAATGTACTTGAATCTTCAAATATTGACAGCAATAAGTATACGGGTTTCGCCTTTGGAATGGGACTTGAACGAATAGCTATGTTGAAATACCAGGTTAACGATCTTCGCCTGTATTTTGAAAATGATGTCCGTTTTATAAACCAATTCCGGAGTTCGTACTGATTTATTCGAATAAAAGTGGCATAGATCCCGGGTGGTTCTTCCCCATATGTTTGTATGTTTTTGGGGTTGCTTCTCGTCCCCGGGGGGTTCTCTTTATAAATCCTTCCTTAATTAAAAAGGGTTCATATACTTCTTCTATTGTCCCCGCATCTTCACCAACCGCCGTTGCAATGGTTCCCAAACCCACGGGACCACCATTGAACTTCTCCACAATAATGTTCAGAATGCGATTATCCATTTCATCAAGACCACTTTTGTCAATATTCAGGGCATCGAGAGCGTACTCAGTAATTTCAAGATTGATTTCATCCAATTGCTTAACCTGTGAAAAATCCCTTACCCTTCGGAGCAGAGCATTTGCGATGCGAGGAGTGCCGCGCGACCTGAAGGCTATTTCTTTGGCAGCTTTATCAGAAATCAGCACATTCAAAAGTTTTGCAGACCGTTTAAGTATTCTCTCAAGGATAACAGAATCATAGTATTCCAGATGGAGATTAATTCCAAACCTGGCCCTGAGCGGAGAAGAAAGTAATCCGGCCCTGGTTGTTGCACCAATCAGAGTAAAAGGGTTTAAATTTAACTGTATTGATCTTGCACCAGGTCCTTTATCTATGATTAGATCAATTTTATAATCTTCCATCGCTGAATAAAGGAATTCCTCGACGGTAGCGTTTAAACGGTGAATTTCATCAATAAACAGAACATCGTGTTTCTCAAGGTTTGTAAGAATTCCTGCCAGGTCACCAGCTTTCTCAAGAACTGGTCCGGAAGTTACCCGGATATTACTCTTTAACTCATTCGAAATAATATTAGCCAGGGTTGTCTTTCCTAAACCCGGGGGACCGGCGAGAATAACATGGTCAAGAGCTTCATTTCTTATTTTTGCCGCAGTAACAAAAACTTTTAGGTTTTCTACAAGTTTATCCTGCCCATTGAAATCATCGAAAAGTTTCGGCCTGATACTTTTTTCAAGTTCACGATCTTCTTCTGAAACGAAAGTGTTTCGCAGGTTGAAATCATTGTCCATCGGCAGATCACTGAATTAGTTTGATATCATTATCCGCGAATTCAACTTTCTCACCATTTATTCTGTATTCCCTGTTATCCTTATAGGTTATCGTAAGTACCAGGTTACCATTTTCATCATATTTGCGCCAATTTTTCTCAGAAATACCCATTACATAATAATTGGTTTCTTTCAGTTTGCCGTTCGGATAGTAAAAATCATGCTCTCCGTCAGGATTTCCCTGTACGTAAGTGCCTTCATACATTAATGTACCGTCAGCATAAAATGCCTGCCATTTTCCGTCCTTTAAATCAGCAACGTATTTACCTTTTTCACTATAATCACCCACCTTGTAAAACCATTCATCTTCTTTTTGACCGTCGAAATATTTACCGCTAACTATAATCTGACCTATGGAATCGTATTCAGTATATATTCCTTCGGCCTTACCCTCATAATACTCTTCTTCTCTCTTAATTGTACCGTCGGGATAATACCATTGCCACAAACCATCCGTCTTTCCCTGTTTAAATACGCCAGTTTGTTCCTTTTTTCCATCCCTATAAAAGTAATCCCATTTACCGCTTTGCTGGTTATTTGAATATAATCCTGCAGATTGCACAGAACCGTCTGTAAAATAATATTTCCATTTTCCTTCTTTCCTGCCTTCGTTTGTTATAATTCCTTCGCCAAGCTTTATGCCATTATTATCGAAGAGATATCCATTTATTACCTTACCGGTGGAATCATACATACGATGAATTCCAACAGGAATGGAATCCCGATATGAACCTGAATATATAATATTTCCCTTCTGATCGTACTTATTTTTGATCTGAACTTCAAGGGCACTAGTATCCTTTTCTTCAAGTATTATACCTTTTGCGTAATCCAGTTTGACCTTTATGTTTCCGCTCTCATCAAATTCCTTATATTGTCCGGATAACAGATCATTCACGTAATATCCCTCTGATTTAACTTTTCCATTTTCATAATAGGTTCGCCAGATGCCCTGCTTCAGTCCTTTATCATCTTTCCTGTTAAGCTTTTCCCTATCGGTAAGAAAACCATTTTTATAAGTCATTACGGTAATAAGTATTCCATTTTGATCGTATTCATTTGTTATACCGTTTCTCTTATTATTGGTGTATAAAGATTCTTCCTTTATTCTACCATCGGGATAATACGTATATGACTTTCCTTCTTTGTTATCATTAACATACAATTCTCTGGATACAATACGCCCTCTCTGCATCGGGTCCTTCCCTTCCGAAGTATTAAATGTAATGGTGTAACCATTCCGTTTTCCAAGAACATAACTTACTTTTTCCGTTGTGTCTCCTGATTCATTATAGAAAACCCAAACACTATCAAGCAGAAAATTAGTGCGGTTGCCTTCGCTCTTCATTACTCCTGAAGGATAATATGTTTTCCAGTATCCATCTGGTTTTCCGTTACGCATATAACCTTCACTTGAAATTTTACCGTTCGGATAATAGATCTTATTGTATCCGTTTTCCTGTATTTCCTGCTGAGAAAAGCCTCTAACAACCGGAATAAGGAAAACAAAAGTCAGACATATCCACCTGATAGTTTCCATTTTACAGGCCTAGTTTTTCAGAAATTTCCAACATTCTTTTTATTGATGATTCTGCTTTTACTCTTAAAGTCTCTTCAACCTCAATTTCGGGCATCTCAAATTTAATACAATTATAAAGTTTCTGCATTGTATTTAATTTCATATACATGCAATCGTTACATCCGCAAGTGACATCTTTGGGTGGAGCAGGAATAAAAATTTTTGATGGATTTGCCCTAATCATTTGATGCAATATTCCAGATTCCGTAGCGACAATATATTTATTGTTCTTGTCTTTCTGAGTATATTTAAGTAAAGCGGATGTAGATCCGATAAAATCAGCTACTATCAATAAAGGCTTTTCGCATTCCGGATGTGCAATAATTTTAGCTTCAGGATGCTGCCTTTTCAATTCAAGTATTCTTTCAAGTGAAAACTGTTCATGAACATGACAGGCACCATCCCATATTACCATTTTCCTGCCAGTAAGACTTTCAATATAGTTTCCGAGGTTCTTATCCGGTGCAAAAACAATAGGTTCATTCTCAGGAACACTTTGAACAATCTGAACAGCATTGGATGAAGTACAGATTATATCAGACAGTGCTTTTATTTCAGCTGTTGTGTTAACATAACTAATAACAGTATGGCCCGGATATCTCTTCAAAAATTCACTGAAATCTTCAGCTTTACATGAATCAGCAAGTGAACAACCAGCATTTAGATCCGGTAACAATACCTTTTTTGAAGGTGACAAAATCTTTGCGGTTTCAGCCATAAAATGAACCCCGCAAAAAACAATTATATCCGCTTCCGTTTTGGCAGCCTGTTGTGAAAGATACAGACTGTCTCCAATAAAATCGGCTATATCCTGAATCCTGCCATCCTGGTAATAATGGGCCAGAATAACAGCATTTTTTTCCTTCCGCATTCTGTCAATTTCTTCCCTTAAATTGATGCCAGGGTTAATTTCAGATTCGACATAACCTTTTATTAACAATATATTATTCTTAATAATAGTATTCATTTATAAAATCAATTTTTAATGATGATAATTGGCTGTTAATTGTGTTAAAAAAAAGACCCTGTTTTGATTGATTTTTTCAGGAATACCTTTTTATTAACAGTAAATAACAACCTTTGCTCATAATTTGCACTTGTTTCTTAGCATGTTGTGCATTTATTAACAATAGTTAATAAAACCAGCTGTACAAAATTACTGAGAATTTAAGACACCGCAACATGTTTGATAATTGTTAAATTCTCTTTGAAAAAAAGCGTTTACATTCATTCTTTAATGACGATTCTCAAAAAGTCTGCCGTTTTCATCAGTCATAAATATTTTTCAAACAATTTCTGACAGTTTTTTCAACACTGTTCATCTTGTTTTAGATTAGCTTCAAGGTACTTTAATTGCCTTTTAAAATTGATATCTTTGTAAAGAATAATAATTTAAAGTTATGAAAGTTGCGTTTGCCTGCGACCATGCAGGTTACAATCTGAAACTGATCCTTATATCGTACCTCACAAACAAAGGGTATGAAATAACGGACCTTGGATGTTATTCGGAAGAATCCACTGATTATCCTGAGTATGGCCATATTCTGGCCAATCATATTACCGAAAACAAGTCTGAATTGGGAATTTCATTATGCGGTACAGGTAATGGAATAAATATGACTGCCAATAAGCACCCTATGATCAGGTCGGCGCTTTGCTGGGATTCCGAAATTGCCGAGCTGGCCAGAA
Above is a window of Bacteroidales bacterium DNA encoding:
- the ybeY gene encoding rRNA maturation RNase YbeY yields the protein MISFEYLNILENLTIHNPAKEYLSKIILKEHKSPGTICIIFTDNNSLLDINTRFLQHEYFTDVITFSERKKKLISGDIFISIDQVRLNAIENRIDFQSEICRVIIHGVLHMIGYNDSTPSEKKIMREKEDEYLCQFNWKDVIIDCETRI
- a CDS encoding ATP-binding protein, whose translation is MEKTLKINSKIENLRKVEKLVDELSSEYNISADIYGNILIAALEAANNAILHGNKLDENKLVNINVRIDSEKLKIKIDDEGNGFDYKNVPDPTAPENIENVNGRGIFLMEKLSDHIEFTRNGATVELEFNIR
- a CDS encoding peptidoglycan DD-metalloendopeptidase family protein produces the protein MRFGFAIFLFSLSFTLFAQQGKDKIKSSQEKTQREIEYANKLLEETRGKAKASINEINIINHRLNKRKELLTGLEVEVSTLSQSIEKNQLEVAKVEKEIDKVKQAYALMITNLYKNRITEYAAMYILASENLNQLYKRIHTVKLYNTFLKTEKYRLDTLKQSLVKKNTELASMRQEKDNIVNKTKKETVTIQQEANEKQKLVQQLSRKQKEIEEDIREKQKTAKRLEAELRRMIEEERAKSKAKPTKEMVTPEEKLMSTDFEKNTGKLPWPTQKGIVSGKYGEHQHPDYKNVTIRNDGIYISTTSGENARAIFKGMVARVFQLAGQNYTVMIKHGRYFTLYHNLINVKVKPGQNVDTKQIIGTVATDSASGESILYFQVWKDTERSDPEIWLTPL
- a CDS encoding tetratricopeptide repeat protein; amino-acid sequence: MMKYILKAGLFLLLFSLPEISTLGQKSDYSNITDQEYLYAFTEATRFYLFGNYVQAVTLYKECLKIRPQSSAARYQLSKVYLSAGNISLARENAKIACRLSVDNKWYYQQLGDIFQMEQKYDSALIVYTHILTINPGDPNIMFMLANLDEKLKKFDDALTYLDLIEKQEGISKEVTLLKYRIYENNNQPDLAIRTLKLASGISGDDFSVSGMIAEYYRRHNQIDSASFYYSKIYPEYKSEPVVVFSYADFLLDRGLKDSARNVLVHIISDSSVNLMTKASFFYSVLRDQDQLIKNMPILDSVTETLYSLYKSDVRVLSIYSDVQIRLRNFEKASKALSIVTRQDPSNYAAIEQLVYAFNAMGKTDSVLLYTGKALQQFKERPLLYLFNGSAQYQKGAWENAVNSLKNGLAYAQDSTLKIEFFSLLAECYQNLGRFSESEEAFNNALKLDPDNSGILNNYAYYLSLREKDLKEAEKMSRRTISEEPDNSTYLDTYAWILFKMGKNRKALKYINNAVVKSNGKNEEILKHSAEIHIKLHMYAEAVQYLKEILKSSDPEESIKIQAQISQIENRK
- the dut gene encoding dUTP diphosphatase, with translation MKVKIVNKSKHKLPAYSTLLSAGMDICANLESPVEIKPLKRALIKTGLFLELPGGFEAQIRPRSGLAIKSGISVLNTPGTIDADYRGEVGIILVNLSDETFIVNDGDRICQMIISKYEAIEWDEVDELGATDRGSGGFGHTGK
- a CDS encoding oligosaccharide flippase family protein; protein product: MSNPYKSLGSQSLIYGLGNIIPRFLNYAVLTVYYTRRFAPGTYGVITELYAYVAILMVILTYGMETGLFKFSINNNNRGIAYSSILISVISTSVLFMVIVVLLKFPIAHLIGYQNNPEYIVFLALILAIDAVSAIIFAKLRIENKARRFAIIKIVNVLSTIFFVFLFLEILPRFFSENLFYKEHLQHIEVGYVFIANLLSSILVLIMLTKDIYGIRFRLDFRLLTQILSYSVPLLVAGLAGIFNETIDRILLKNLTPDKENALYELGIYGANYRIAVLLTIFVQMFRYAAEPFFFNYYGHQDSKKIYANVLKYFTIFLMILFLGVGLCLDLFKLFIHSSYHEGLAIVPVVLFANVLVGLLFNVNMWYKLSGNTIYGVYITGLGAVLTIVLNFIFIPLFGYYACAWIHVLANGVMLIITYYTGQKHYKIQYDVKSIGIYLLFGIVLYIIGRLLQTSHGWLNVLTGLAMVSIFVLYVNKRDDLFKIFLTSNEG
- a CDS encoding peptidylprolyl isomerase, which gives rise to MNTARPVLLVLLFILLTYCKVMSQTQPIVVINTTEGEIRIKLYNETPLHRDNFIKLVNEGYYDGVLFHRVIENFMVQTGDPNSKNAKAGQSLGDGGPGYTIPAEFVPTLFHKKGALAAARQGDQVNPRKESSGSQFYIVQGQILTETQLDAFVKANKHLPFTDAEKSAYTTIGGTPHLDQNYTVFGEVIEGLDVLDKIAAAETDQRNRPLNDIRIIKVYLEQ
- the pheS gene encoding phenylalanine--tRNA ligase subunit alpha, encoding MIKLIEKYKTEIEAFEIKNAEDLEKFRLTYLSKKGLISDLFASFKSVPVELKKQTGEKLNILKNLATEKFDVSRDSIEHTETSFLGDLTLPSDAVSLGSRHPVSLIRNEIVSVFSKIGFTVSEGPEVEDDWHVFSGLNFPPDHPARDMQDTFFIEKNPDIVLRTHTSSVQIRVMEVSQPPIRKIFPGRVFRNEAISARAHCIFHQIEGLYIDTHVSFADLKQTLMFFAREMFGEKTQIRLRPSFFPFTEPSAEMDVSCTICGGSGCNVCKHTGWLEILGCGMVDPNVLESSNIDSNKYTGFAFGMGLERIAMLKYQVNDLRLYFENDVRFINQFRSSY
- the ruvB gene encoding Holliday junction branch migration DNA helicase RuvB, whose protein sequence is MDNDFNLRNTFVSEEDRELEKSIRPKLFDDFNGQDKLVENLKVFVTAAKIRNEALDHVILAGPPGLGKTTLANIISNELKSNIRVTSGPVLEKAGDLAGILTNLEKHDVLFIDEIHRLNATVEEFLYSAMEDYKIDLIIDKGPGARSIQLNLNPFTLIGATTRAGLLSSPLRARFGINLHLEYYDSVILERILKRSAKLLNVLISDKAAKEIAFRSRGTPRIANALLRRVRDFSQVKQLDEINLEITEYALDALNIDKSGLDEMDNRILNIIVEKFNGGPVGLGTIATAVGEDAGTIEEVYEPFLIKEGFIKRTPRGREATPKTYKHMGKNHPGSMPLLFE